The following proteins come from a genomic window of Anopheles ziemanni chromosome 3, idAnoZiCoDA_A2_x.2, whole genome shotgun sequence:
- the LOC131287633 gene encoding solute carrier family 25 member 44, whose translation MVDGNASGPFLRTIEWDMMDKRKFFPLSMLSSFSVRCALFPLTVIKTQLQVQFRNDVYKGMIDAGIKIYRAEGVPGLYRGFWISSVQIVSGVFYISTYEGVRHVLGQYGANQRMKSLVAGGCASLVGQTIIVPFDVISQHAMVLGMGAHGGAVNPLGINFDKSSSRLRITRDIAREIMRRDGVRGFYRGYTASLMAYVPNSAMWWAFYHLYQDELLKIVPPWVSHLFVQCVAGSFGGFTTTIITNPLDIVRARLQVQRLDSMSVAFRELWHEEHFHMFFKGLTARLVQSAAFSFSIILGYETIKRVSVNEQYRHMIRW comes from the coding sequence ATGGTGGACGGGAACGCGAGCGGCCCGTTCTTGCGCACGATCGAGTGGGACATGATGGACAAGCGGAAATTCTTCCCCCTTTCGATGCTGAGCTCTTTTTCGGTGCGCTGTGCCCTGTTTCCGCTGACGGTGATCAAAACACAGCTCCAGGTACAGTTCCGGAACGACGTGTACAAGGGCATGATCGATGCGGGTATCAAAATCTACCGTGCCGAGGGTGTGCCGGGTCTGTACCGGGGCTTCTGGATCTCCTCGGTGCAGATCGTGAGCGGGGTGTTTTACATCAGCACGTACGAGGGCGTCCGGCACGTGCTCGGCCAGTACGGTGCAAACCAGCGCATGAAATCGCTCGTCGCCGGCGGTTGTGCGTCGCTCGTCGGCCAGACCATCATCGTACCGTTCGACGTCATCTCCCAGCACGCGATGGTGCTCGGGATGGGCGCCCACGGAGGCGCCGTCAATCCGCTTGGCATCAACTTCGACAAGAGCAGCAGCCGGTTACGGATAACGCGCGATATTGCGCGGGAAATAATGCGCCGTGATGGAGTACGCGGGTTCTACCGGGGTTACACCGCCAGCCTGATGGCGTACGTGCCCAACTCGGCCATGTGGTGGGCCTTTTATCACCTCTACCAGGACGAGCTGTTGAAGATCGTACCGCCGTGGGTGTCACACCTTTTCGTGCAGTGCGTGGCCGGCAGCTTCGGGGGATTCacgaccaccatcatcactaACCCGCTCGACATCGTCCGGGCACGGTTACAGGTGCAGCGGCTCGACTCGATGAGTGTCGCTTTCCGTGAGCTGTGGCACGAGGAGCACTTCCACATGTTCTTCAAGGGGCTGACGGCACGGTTGGTCCAGTCGGCCGCATTTTCCTTCAGTATCATCCTCGGGTACGAAACCATCAAGCGGGTTTCGGTCAACGAGCAGTACCGGCACATGATTAGATGGTAA